A section of the Bradyrhizobium oligotrophicum S58 genome encodes:
- a CDS encoding amino acid ABC transporter substrate-binding protein, with the protein MRTFRGGLLIGLAVAVLVAALAVTYEMYDTRTLKRTVRRGEVLCGVNAGLPGFSIPDDKGNWTGFDVDFCRAVAAAIFDDPTKARFVPLDANERFKELQSRKVDILSRNTTWSMAREQNYDLYFPAVAYYDGQGFMVPRARKLETALDLNGSKVCVQDATTNALNVSDYFRTNNMKYEEIKLPKLDDVIKAYDGGKCDTFTADVSQLYALRLILSKPGDHDILPDLISKEPLAPVVRQRDDDWMMIVKWTLYAMINAEELGVTSKNIDEALKSKKPDVMRLVGNEGSYGQDLGLSKDWAARVIRHVGNYGEVYERNVGSESKLKIPRGMNQLWNAGGIQYAPPIR; encoded by the coding sequence ATGCGCACTTTCCGAGGCGGCCTGCTGATCGGGCTCGCCGTCGCCGTCCTCGTTGCGGCGCTCGCCGTCACCTATGAGATGTACGACACCCGTACCTTGAAGCGGACCGTCCGCCGCGGCGAGGTGCTGTGCGGCGTCAATGCCGGCCTGCCCGGCTTCTCGATTCCCGACGACAAGGGCAACTGGACCGGCTTCGACGTCGATTTCTGCCGCGCGGTCGCCGCCGCCATCTTCGACGATCCGACCAAGGCGAGGTTCGTCCCGCTCGACGCCAATGAGCGCTTCAAGGAGCTGCAGAGCCGCAAGGTCGACATCCTCTCGCGCAACACCACCTGGTCGATGGCGCGCGAGCAGAACTACGACCTGTATTTCCCGGCGGTGGCTTATTACGACGGTCAGGGCTTCATGGTGCCGCGCGCGCGCAAGCTCGAGACCGCGCTGGACCTCAACGGCAGCAAGGTCTGCGTGCAGGATGCGACGACCAACGCGCTCAACGTGTCCGACTACTTCCGCACCAACAACATGAAGTACGAGGAGATCAAGCTCCCCAAGCTCGACGACGTCATCAAAGCCTATGACGGCGGCAAATGCGACACCTTCACCGCCGACGTCTCGCAGCTCTACGCGCTGCGCCTGATCCTGTCGAAGCCTGGCGATCACGACATCCTGCCGGACCTGATCTCCAAGGAGCCGCTGGCTCCGGTGGTGCGCCAGCGCGACGACGACTGGATGATGATCGTGAAATGGACGCTCTATGCGATGATCAACGCCGAGGAGCTGGGCGTCACCTCCAAGAACATCGACGAGGCGCTGAAGTCGAAGAAGCCCGACGTGATGCGGCTGGTCGGCAACGAGGGCAGCTACGGCCAGGACCTCGGCCTGTCGAAGGACTGGGCGGCGCGCGTCATCCGTCACGTCGGCAATTACGGCGAGGTCTATGAGCGCAACGTCGGCAGCGAATCCAAGCTGAAGATCCCCCGCGGCATGAACCAGCTGTGGAACGCCGGCGGGATCCAGTACGCACCGCCGATCAGGTGA
- a CDS encoding L,D-transpeptidase, whose amino-acid sequence MPSFRRLLCATSAAIALVLSASHSFAQSEDPGDQPGLVADDGYELDPEWRKQVVYFRTTEPPGTIIVSTSERHLYLVQPGGRAIRYGIGVGRDGFQWQGLLAITKKAEWPDWTPPPEMIQRQPYLPRFMAGGPGNPLGARAMYLGTTVYRIHGTNQPWTIGTKISSGCFRLVNADVADLFDRVPVGTKVVVKQKPEL is encoded by the coding sequence ATGCCGAGTTTCCGTCGCCTGCTTTGCGCCACCAGCGCCGCCATTGCGCTGGTGCTGTCCGCATCGCATAGTTTCGCCCAGTCCGAGGACCCGGGCGACCAGCCCGGCCTCGTCGCCGATGACGGCTACGAGCTCGATCCCGAATGGCGCAAGCAGGTGGTCTATTTCCGCACCACCGAGCCGCCGGGCACGATCATCGTCTCCACCTCCGAGCGCCACCTCTATCTGGTGCAGCCGGGCGGCCGCGCCATTCGCTACGGCATCGGCGTCGGCCGTGACGGCTTCCAGTGGCAGGGGCTGCTCGCGATCACCAAGAAGGCCGAGTGGCCGGACTGGACGCCGCCACCGGAGATGATCCAGCGCCAGCCTTATCTGCCGCGCTTCATGGCCGGCGGCCCCGGCAATCCGCTCGGCGCGCGCGCGATGTATCTGGGCACCACCGTGTATCGTATCCACGGCACCAACCAGCCCTGGACCATCGGCACCAAGATTTCCTCCGGCTGCTTCCGCCTCGTGAATGCCGACGTCGCCGACCTGTTCGATCGCGTGCCGGTCGGCACCAAGGTCGTCGTGAAGCAGAAGCCGGAACTGTGA
- a CDS encoding DUF2474 family protein yields MPAPAPAPLAKRLAWFAGLWLAGVATVGTTAFLLRLWMKLG; encoded by the coding sequence ATGCCCGCCCCTGCGCCCGCGCCGCTCGCCAAGCGCCTCGCCTGGTTCGCAGGCCTGTGGCTCGCCGGCGTGGCGACGGTCGGCACCACAGCCTTTCTGCTGCGCCTCTGGATGAAGCTCGGATGA